The DNA region TTAGCCGAGAGAAGGATCTTCCCAAGCAGGGGGTGTTTTGAAGGATGGCCCCTGGTAGCAGAGGCTTTCGGACTGCCGAGTTCCGACCTGCTTTCTCACTTCCAGGTATGCGGTGACATCCATGGACAATTCTATGACCTCAAGGAGCTGTTCAGAGTGAGTGTGGGGAAACAATGGGAAAGGTGACCTGGGGGGTGACTGGAAGAGACCCCTTTAACTGAGAGTGGAAACTTTCGAGTTTGGTGAGTGGAGTGGAGGCCAGAGGCCCCTAGTCAGGTGGGCCCATTGTGAAAGAAGGGCCTCAACTTGACTGGAAGTGGGCCGCCACAGTGAGTCGGGGATAGTTTAGGACCAAGCAGaaccttcttcctccctccccaggtgGGAGGCGACGTCCCTGAGACTAACTACCTCTTCATGGGGGACTTTGTGGATCGTGGTTTCTACAGCGTCGAAACGTTCCTCCTGCTGCTGGCACTTAAGGTGGGACCCCCTGACTTCTGGACCCCAGACCTGGGCCACCTCAGGCCTGACCTGTCTGCATCCTTTCCGCCCTCATCTCCTGCTGCATCCACCCCCAACTCTTGAGCTGTGCTGCTGGTGACGGACAGATTCTGCTTGGGTGGTCAGAGAAGCTTTCCTTGACTTGGGGACATCTGGTTGGGCCCCTGGAGGATGAGGTCAGAGGGACGGCATTGTAGGGGAGGAAATAGAGGCTCATCCAGTTCAGAAAGTGACAAGGAGTTGAGTTCAGCTGGGTGCATTATCCATTGCGGGGAGAGAGGCTGTAAGGGACCAGATGACAAGGTGCTCTAAGTGTCTAGCTAAGGGCTTGGTCTGTACCTGGTGGATGGAGGGGCCGTTAGGTTTGTAGTTGATGTgaggggggcaggaggtgggagaggaTTCAGCTTTGCATCCTCTGGAGGAGGGACTGGGAGTGTGCGAGGTGGATGTAACCCAGTTCAGGCAGAGGTGACATGAATCTGGGCCATGGCAGTAGTGATGAGGATGGAGCGGGGCTGGCAGATGTGAGGACATCTAGGAGCACGAGACAGAGCCTCGACCCCAGGCCTGGCGTGGTGCCTACCTCCAGGTTCGCTATCCTGACCGCATCACCCTGATCCGGGGCAACCACGAAAGCCGTCAGATCACCCAGGTCTACGGCTTTTATGACGAGTGTCTGCGCAAGTACGGCTCAGTGACCGTGTGGCGCTACTGCACTGAGATCTTTGACTACCTCAGCCTGTCGGCCATCATCGATGGCAAGGTAGGCCCGCCACACAGCTCCCAGGGATGGGAGAGATGGAAGAGGCGCTGGGCCTCAGCCTCAGCCTCCCTTCCCACCTGTCTCGCTCTCCCCTGTAGATCTTCTGTGTGCACGGGGGCCTTTCCCCCTCCATCCAGACACTGGACCAGATCCGGACAATTGACCGAAAGCAAGAGGTGCCTCATGACGGGCCCATGTGTGACCTGCTCTGGTCCGACCCTGAAGGTGAGGGCAGGAGCTCTACTCTTAGTTTAGTGAGTGACTGAGGGGGTCCTGTGGTTAAAGCAGCTGCCTTAAAGGGACAGCCCGAGCCGGTGAGTTTGGGACGGAGCAGAGCGGGGCTGGTCCTCACTGGCGTCCATGCTTGACTGCCAACTGGCTGGCACCCTTGATGAGGAGGAGAACATGGGGAGCTGGGTGCTTTGAGCTGGGGGATTGGTGAGGATGTATGCCATTGCTCAGGGGCTTGTTGAGGACAAAATCATCGGCTCCCTGAATGTGAAGGGGCTTCTGCAGAGGTCAGACTCCCAGAGTGGTAGCCCCCTGAGGACCCCTCATTTTGTGGGCCTCCTCAGCTAGTGTGGAGCAGGGCCGAGATGAAAGCCAAGCCTCCTCACCCCGTCTAGGGCTCCTGTGCTGTAAGAGCGGCCTCCACTCCCTCGCTGCCCTGTTACTACCTCCCCGCCGGGCCCAGCCCGGGGTCACAGGTGCTGTCGCGGCGTGGTTGCTGTCAGCACCTCCTTTCGCTCTTGTGTGTACCTGTTTGGACAGTAAATTACATGGTCACCCTGATGGTGAGGTGGCTCAACTATCAGgaaattctttcttctttggaGCTTATCTGCTTCAGCATTTGCTGTCCTGCCCCCAGGCTCCCTCAACGCACTCGGGCCCTGTGCTCCTGCTGCACAGGCCtaactgggggaggggcagggcactCTCCTGCAAAGGGCCGCAGATAGCCACTGATGCCCTGAAGACACCCTCTCGGCATCCCTACCCTCATCTGCCTCAGACACAACAGGCTGGGGCGTGAGCCCCCGTGGGGCTGGCTACCTATTTGGCAGTGACGTGGTGGCCCAGTTCAATGCAGCCAACGACATTGACATGATCTGCCGTGCCCACCAACTGGTGATGGAAGGTTACAAGTGGCACTTCAACGAGACTGTACTCACTGTGTGGTCGGCACCCAACTACTGCTACCGGTGAGCTGCCTGGGCTGGGAGGTCGAGGTGGGGATCTAGGCTGACCCGCTCCTTTAACACGCTGCCCTCCGACTTCCAGCTGTGGGAATGTGGCAGCCATCTTGGAGCTGGACGAGCATCTCCAGAAAGATTTCATCATCTTTGAGGCCGCCCCCCAAGAGACACGGGGCATCCCCTCCAAAAAGCCCGTGGCTGACTACTTCCTGTGACCCCTTTggcccctgccccctccagcccctctggCCCCTGGACCACTGTGACTCTGCCCTCTTCAGACGAAGGCTGGGGGGCTGTCCCCGGCTATGCTGTCCCCCCAAAAGAGGGCACTTCGCGGGTGAGGACTTTTCTGGAGAGGCTTGGAGCCTTGGCTCCATGTTCCTCCTCCCGTCTCCCCACTTGAACCGTGAAGTTTccaataattttgtttttcttttttttcctttttttttttgtttgtttttagataaaaattttgagaagaaaaaaaaaaaagaaaaaaaatctaataaaagaagaaaaatggtctTTGGGTTTGTGTCAGAATTGATTGGGGACGAGCAGTGATGCCAGCGCAGCCTGGTAGACGTCAGGACATTGACTGCCCTGGAACCCCAGTCCTGCCAGCAAGGTGCGGCTCAGGCCAGTCAACTTGCCCAGAGCCTCCTGGTCCCCATCCAGTGACAGTGACCGCTCCTGAGGGCTTCCTGAGTGCTAGGTAGAGGGGCGGGTTCTCAGGCAGCCctatttaattctcagaacatTGAGTGTCAAGACACTGATTCCCCCGTTTTCCGGAAGAGGAAACAGGCCGGAAGAGTGCTGATTTACACGCACAAGGTCAAGCAGCTGGAAATGACAAGTTTAGACTGGGGCCTGGGTCTCCTCACAGAACCTGTGCTCACCCAGCCCCACTCCGGGCCGAACACCATTAGCCCAATGTTTCCAGAACACTGATGTCTTCCGAGTTTTATTAACAAAAGATACTCTAGTCCTGAGAAGAGACCGGCTTGGCTTGCACTGGGGTGAAGGGGTAGAACTTGCCGGGCCCAAGGGtgaggctgggaggtgggagtGCTGGTCCCAGGTCCCATTTGGCCAGGCAGAGCCTCCCTCCATTCACACTGAGGTGAGAGCCGGGAAGGGGAAGCTGGCCCCAGCTGGACTCCCAGCGGCTTAGCCAGAGCTTTGAAGCCAGAGGGGGGTGGGAGTGAAATCAAAGTgtgaagtggggtgggggaggcctgAGGCAGCCATTTGGCGTGGGGGATGGGGCCAGTGGAAGTGAGGGGGCaacaggcctgggggaggggaactgGAGGTTTGTGATGGAAGacggggagggaggcagaggggctTAGCAAAGGTTCAGTACATTGGTTTGGAGCCCACATCCAGGTAAGCCCCAGGCCCAGGGTAGGGCAGAGGGAAGGGGCCCCCTTGGAGGAAGTGCGAGGCAAAGGACGCTGGGGGTGCCGCTGCTGGGTATCCTGAGCCTGCTGGCCCGGGCTGCAGCTCCAGGAAGGCAGCTGAGTAGGGGGCTGGGCGCCCAGAGTCTGGAGCCTCAGGGAAGCTGGGGTTCCTGAAGTGCAGAGAGGTTACCAGAACAGGAGAGAGGGATCCCCAGCCTGCAACAGCCCAGCCCTGTGCCCTTGTCCCACTCACCTGGTCGGAAGGTGACCAGGGGCCCCATGGAAAGCTGCAGGGTGAAGAAGGTAGGCCTCAGCACTGGGGCCACCACAGGGAGGAGCTGGGGCCGGGGCAGCTTCCCCGGGCGCTGGGGCCTGCTCTGGATCCGACTCACGAACGTCCCCACCCAGTGTGGAATCACAGGGACCACCTGGTGCATCTGGGGAGACAGAAGGGACAGTGTAG from Mesoplodon densirostris isolate mMesDen1 chromosome 16, mMesDen1 primary haplotype, whole genome shotgun sequence includes:
- the PPP4C gene encoding serine/threonine-protein phosphatase 4 catalytic subunit isoform X2 yields the protein MGDFVDRGFYSVETFLLLLALKVRYPDRITLIRGNHESRQITQVYGFYDECLRKYGSVTVWRYCTEIFDYLSLSAIIDGKIFCVHGGLSPSIQTLDQIRTIDRKQEVPHDGPMCDLLWSDPEDTTGWGVSPRGAGYLFGSDVVAQFNAANDIDMICRAHQLVMEGYKWHFNETVLTVWSAPNYCYRCGNVAAILELDEHLQKDFIIFEAAPQETRGIPSKKPVADYFL
- the PPP4C gene encoding serine/threonine-protein phosphatase 4 catalytic subunit isoform X1 — translated: MAEISDLDRQIEQLRRCELIKESEVKALCAKAREILVEESNVQRVDSPVTVCGDIHGQFYDLKELFRVGGDVPETNYLFMGDFVDRGFYSVETFLLLLALKVRYPDRITLIRGNHESRQITQVYGFYDECLRKYGSVTVWRYCTEIFDYLSLSAIIDGKIFCVHGGLSPSIQTLDQIRTIDRKQEVPHDGPMCDLLWSDPEDTTGWGVSPRGAGYLFGSDVVAQFNAANDIDMICRAHQLVMEGYKWHFNETVLTVWSAPNYCYRCGNVAAILELDEHLQKDFIIFEAAPQETRGIPSKKPVADYFL